A portion of the Corynebacterium rouxii genome contains these proteins:
- a CDS encoding 4Fe-4S binding protein, whose amino-acid sequence MPMIFALVVVVPLVLGAFYCGWIV is encoded by the coding sequence ATGCCTATGATTTTTGCGCTCGTTGTTGTGGTCCCGCTTGTGTTGGGAGCTTTTTATTGTGGGTGGATCGTTTGA
- a CDS encoding metallophosphoesterase, protein MRLLKTLLGLTAATAAAGAATFAWGYRECSNFELKTIDLPILEPGILRGNPHFDILHISDLHMVPNQTAKQRWIAQLDKLNPDLVVNTGDNLSDAKAVPAVMQALSPLLKRPGVFVFGTNDYFAPRMVNPFVYLLGKKRTPSRVELPWKGMRAAFIEHGWRDANQQRHEFKVDFLRLAITGVDDPHHDLDDYDDIAGAPNPDADLSIALTHSPEPRVLKKFEQDGYMLSLSGHTHGGQICLPGSRALVTNCGIDRPRVQGLHRFGSMWMHVSNGLGTSKFAPVRIFCKPSATLIRVTERTL, encoded by the coding sequence GTGCGACTTTTAAAAACACTGCTAGGACTCACCGCAGCTACCGCCGCCGCCGGAGCAGCAACGTTTGCGTGGGGCTACCGCGAATGCTCCAACTTTGAGCTCAAAACCATCGACCTGCCCATCTTGGAACCAGGAATTCTGCGCGGCAACCCCCACTTCGACATCCTGCATATCTCCGACCTGCACATGGTGCCCAACCAAACAGCCAAGCAACGCTGGATCGCACAACTCGACAAGCTCAACCCCGACCTAGTAGTCAACACCGGCGACAACCTTAGCGACGCCAAAGCCGTCCCCGCCGTCATGCAAGCACTCTCACCACTGCTCAAACGGCCAGGAGTGTTCGTCTTTGGCACCAACGACTACTTTGCACCCCGCATGGTCAACCCATTCGTCTACCTCCTCGGTAAAAAACGCACCCCAAGCCGCGTAGAACTCCCATGGAAAGGCATGCGCGCAGCGTTCATCGAACACGGCTGGCGCGACGCTAACCAACAGCGCCACGAATTCAAAGTGGACTTCCTACGCCTAGCCATCACGGGTGTCGACGACCCCCACCACGACCTCGACGACTACGACGACATCGCAGGCGCCCCCAACCCCGATGCAGATCTCAGCATCGCGCTCACCCACTCCCCTGAGCCACGCGTATTAAAGAAGTTTGAGCAAGACGGATACATGCTCTCACTATCTGGCCACACCCACGGCGGCCAGATCTGCCTACCTGGTTCACGAGCCCTCGTCACCAACTGCGGTATCGACCGCCCGCGTGTCCAAGGACTCCACCGCTTTGGTTCCATGTGGATGCACGTTTCCAATGGGCTGGGGACCTCCAAGTTTGCGCCAGTGCGGATTTTCTGCAAGCCATCAGCCACCCTAATCCGTGTGACAGAAAGAACTCTATAA
- a CDS encoding TlpA disulfide reductase family protein has protein sequence MRKTMLISAGVFVAVFAVLISLIVGKHDDPATESVIADAQQIATRPDCDVTLVAGVQLDCLGGYSGASTVDPSITVVNVWAWWCEPCRAELPLFDTLAHQHPELRVIGVHADTKAANGAALLNDLGVNMPSLQDNHNAFAGALGLPNVVPITVVLNADGSLNSFIPRAFNSYEDLEAAVMSKVQAA, from the coding sequence ATGCGTAAAACGATGTTGATTTCTGCTGGCGTATTTGTGGCCGTCTTTGCCGTGCTGATCAGCCTGATAGTGGGAAAGCATGACGACCCCGCTACTGAAAGCGTTATCGCGGACGCTCAACAGATAGCAACGCGCCCCGACTGCGATGTGACCCTAGTCGCAGGAGTGCAGCTCGATTGCCTTGGCGGGTACTCTGGTGCGTCGACAGTGGATCCAAGCATAACCGTGGTCAATGTGTGGGCTTGGTGGTGCGAACCGTGCCGTGCTGAACTGCCACTCTTTGATACCTTGGCGCACCAGCATCCCGAACTGCGCGTGATCGGCGTGCATGCCGACACCAAAGCTGCCAACGGCGCTGCGCTGCTCAACGACCTCGGCGTTAATATGCCCTCCCTGCAAGACAACCACAATGCATTTGCTGGGGCCTTGGGCCTGCCAAACGTCGTTCCCATCACCGTTGTCCTCAACGCCGACGGCTCCCTCAACTCCTTCATCCCGCGCGCATTCAACTCCTACGAAGACTTAGAAGCCGCAGTGATGAGCAAGGTTCAAGCGGCATGA
- a CDS encoding WhiB family transcriptional regulator: protein MTASLMSTGKKNPFQDAQQGEYGNGNRNDWVMQASCRDGDPDALFVRGAAQRRAAAICCQCPVMIQCRADALDNKVEFGVWGGLTERQRRAILRKNPHVDSWEQFFAQGGELLGM from the coding sequence ATGACGGCTTCGTTGATGAGCACAGGTAAGAAAAACCCCTTTCAAGATGCTCAACAGGGAGAGTATGGGAACGGAAATCGAAACGACTGGGTAATGCAAGCAAGCTGTCGCGATGGCGATCCTGACGCCCTCTTTGTGCGTGGCGCAGCGCAGCGTCGCGCAGCAGCTATTTGCTGCCAGTGTCCTGTGATGATTCAGTGCCGCGCGGATGCTCTAGATAATAAGGTCGAGTTCGGTGTGTGGGGTGGCCTGACCGAACGTCAGCGTCGTGCCATTTTGCGCAAGAATCCACACGTGGACAGCTGGGAGCAGTTCTTCGCTCAAGGTGGCGAACTTCTCGGCATGTAG
- a CDS encoding transglycosylase domain-containing protein — protein MWNSLKDIVLATVAGGVVCALALTPVAAIAGVAVDRTNDTMQSNLQDLTDGSAPGVSTILDNRNNPIAWVYKQRRFDVPSEAIPQSMKDAIVSIEDRRFYEHKGVDIQGNLRAIVTNIFAGGVAQGASTIDQQYVKNFLLLVKSDNPEEQAAATETSIPRKLREMRMASTIDSTLSKDDILTRYLNLVHLGNGAFGVEAAARTYFGKGAPELSLAQSAMFAGIVQSSSYLDPYTNPDAVMDRRNVVLDTMATNGYATPEDVAAAKAEPLGVLEQPQGLPNGCITAGDNGFFCDYVLKYLSEKGLSTDQLTQGSYTIKTTLDPDVQQAAHAAAAGQVNSHTFGVANVMNIVEPGKDSRKILAMTSSRDYGLDLDAGQTVLPQPTSLVGNGAGSVFKIFTAAVALQQGYGLDTQLQVPPRYEAKGMGDGGAEGCGAGTYCVENSGSYAPQMSLRDALAFSPNTPFVQMIEKVGVKDVVDTSVKLGLRSYANPGTFNEDNSIADYVKEHNLGSYTLGPTAVNPLELSNVAASLASDGMWCEPSPIATVTDAKGNEVFLDRPACEQAVDPEIAKALSAGLSQDTIKGTGAQAAKSLGFSAPTAAKTGTTESHSSAAFLGFNSNFAAASYIYNDGTTVTPLCTSPVVQCGDGTLFGGDEPARTWFAAAQNSGLAASGNLPSYDPKFNRGVSGSFGTAYVGREGESVRKELSAKGYKVTMTSAPGDGIPKGSVVNVIAPVPLKPGGTIELFISDGTRPRITTPSTTRRPNPTEEIVPGTGVSQNDLDDLAHQLQQLLPSF, from the coding sequence ATGTGGAATTCCCTGAAAGATATCGTCCTAGCAACGGTTGCCGGCGGCGTAGTGTGCGCACTCGCGCTTACCCCTGTGGCAGCCATTGCGGGCGTGGCCGTCGACCGTACAAACGACACAATGCAGTCCAACCTCCAAGACCTCACGGACGGTTCTGCACCTGGCGTTTCTACGATTTTAGACAACCGCAACAACCCCATCGCATGGGTGTATAAGCAGCGCAGGTTCGACGTCCCCTCCGAAGCCATCCCACAATCCATGAAAGACGCCATCGTCTCCATCGAGGATCGCCGCTTCTACGAGCACAAAGGTGTGGACATCCAGGGCAACCTCCGCGCCATTGTGACCAATATCTTCGCCGGTGGTGTGGCGCAGGGTGCCTCCACCATCGACCAGCAGTACGTGAAGAACTTCCTTCTCTTGGTCAAATCCGATAACCCCGAGGAGCAGGCAGCCGCAACGGAGACGTCGATTCCCCGCAAGCTGCGCGAAATGCGCATGGCGAGCACCATTGATTCCACATTAAGCAAAGACGACATCCTCACCCGCTACCTCAACCTCGTCCACCTCGGCAACGGTGCCTTCGGCGTCGAGGCCGCAGCCCGAACCTACTTTGGCAAAGGTGCACCAGAGCTCAGCCTTGCACAGTCGGCCATGTTCGCAGGCATTGTGCAGTCCTCGTCCTACTTGGATCCCTACACCAACCCCGACGCGGTGATGGATCGACGCAACGTAGTGCTCGATACTATGGCGACCAACGGCTACGCCACCCCCGAGGATGTCGCAGCAGCCAAAGCTGAACCCCTCGGCGTACTCGAGCAACCCCAGGGGCTCCCCAATGGCTGTATCACTGCTGGCGACAACGGATTCTTCTGCGACTACGTGCTGAAATACCTGAGCGAAAAAGGCTTGAGCACCGACCAGCTCACACAAGGGTCCTACACCATCAAGACCACGTTGGACCCCGATGTACAGCAGGCCGCGCACGCCGCCGCAGCAGGTCAGGTCAATTCGCACACCTTCGGTGTTGCCAATGTGATGAACATCGTCGAACCTGGAAAAGACAGTCGTAAGATCCTCGCGATGACGTCGTCACGCGACTACGGCCTCGACCTCGACGCCGGCCAAACCGTCCTTCCGCAACCCACCTCCCTAGTAGGCAACGGTGCTGGCTCAGTGTTCAAGATCTTTACCGCCGCGGTCGCCCTCCAGCAGGGCTACGGTCTGGACACCCAACTCCAAGTTCCACCACGCTACGAGGCCAAAGGCATGGGCGACGGCGGTGCCGAGGGCTGCGGCGCCGGCACCTACTGTGTAGAAAACTCCGGCAGCTACGCACCACAAATGTCGCTACGCGACGCCCTCGCGTTCTCCCCGAACACACCATTCGTCCAAATGATTGAGAAAGTCGGCGTTAAAGACGTAGTAGACACTTCCGTCAAACTCGGACTACGCAGCTACGCCAACCCCGGCACCTTCAACGAAGACAACTCGATCGCCGACTACGTCAAAGAGCACAACCTCGGCTCCTATACCCTTGGCCCCACCGCCGTCAATCCCCTCGAGCTGTCCAACGTCGCAGCCTCCCTCGCCTCCGATGGCATGTGGTGCGAACCAAGCCCCATCGCCACCGTAACCGACGCCAAAGGCAACGAGGTATTCCTCGACCGTCCTGCCTGCGAACAAGCCGTTGACCCAGAAATCGCCAAAGCACTCAGCGCAGGGCTAAGCCAAGACACCATCAAAGGAACCGGCGCACAAGCTGCCAAATCACTAGGATTTAGCGCCCCCACAGCGGCAAAAACCGGCACCACCGAATCGCACTCCTCTGCTGCCTTCCTTGGATTTAACTCCAACTTCGCTGCAGCGTCCTACATCTACAACGACGGCACCACCGTCACCCCACTGTGCACCTCCCCTGTCGTACAGTGCGGCGACGGCACCCTCTTCGGTGGCGACGAGCCCGCACGCACATGGTTCGCCGCAGCACAAAACTCCGGCCTCGCTGCCAGCGGAAACCTGCCAAGCTACGACCCCAAGTTCAACCGAGGTGTCTCGGGATCCTTCGGCACCGCCTATGTCGGACGCGAAGGCGAATCAGTGCGCAAAGAACTCAGCGCCAAAGGCTATAAAGTCACCATGACCTCCGCCCCAGGAGACGGCATCCCCAAAGGCTCCGTGGTCAACGTGATCGCCCCCGTCCCCCTCAAACCAGGCGGCACGATCGAACTTTTCATTTCCGACGGCACCCGCCCGCGTATCACGACCCCATCAACAACTCGACGCCCCAACCCCACCGAGGAGATCGTCCCAGGAACCGGGGTGAGCCAGAACGACCTTGACGATCTAGCTCACCAGCTCCAACAGCTCCTGCCTAGTTTCTAA
- a CDS encoding GatB/YqeY domain-containing protein: protein MSELKNKIRADLTTAMKAREKERTGTLRMLLAAIQTEETSGSKHELTDEDVLKVIAREIKKRRESAEVYAEAGRLELADAETNEANILAEYQPQQLDDDELAALVAEAVAQVKAELGEDVSMKQMGQVMKLATAQAAGRADGKRLSTAVRAALA from the coding sequence ATGAGCGAATTGAAAAACAAAATTAGGGCGGATCTGACCACGGCTATGAAGGCTCGTGAGAAGGAACGCACGGGTACGTTGCGTATGTTGTTGGCTGCGATTCAGACGGAGGAGACGTCTGGTTCTAAGCATGAGCTGACTGATGAGGATGTGCTCAAGGTTATTGCTCGCGAGATTAAGAAGCGTCGTGAGTCTGCGGAGGTGTATGCGGAGGCTGGGCGTTTGGAGTTGGCGGACGCTGAGACGAATGAGGCGAACATTTTGGCTGAGTACCAGCCACAGCAGCTTGACGACGACGAATTGGCGGCGCTGGTTGCCGAGGCCGTTGCTCAGGTAAAGGCAGAGCTCGGTGAGGATGTTTCCATGAAGCAGATGGGCCAGGTCATGAAGCTGGCCACTGCGCAGGCTGCAGGTCGTGCTGATGGCAAGCGCCTATCCACGGCTGTTCGTGCGGCGCTTGCCTAA
- a CDS encoding RidA family protein → MGASISEKLAELNITLPSVAAPVAAYVPAVKVGNQVWTSGQLPFIDGQLPATGKVGATVTAEQAESYARTAALNALAAVDALVGIDNVTRVIKVTGFVASATDFGGQPAVVNGASNLIGEIFGEAGAHARSAVGVAELPLDAPVELEIIVEVTN, encoded by the coding sequence ATGGGGGCGTCGATAAGCGAAAAACTCGCAGAGCTTAACATCACGCTGCCTTCCGTTGCCGCTCCCGTCGCGGCATACGTTCCTGCCGTCAAGGTGGGAAACCAAGTGTGGACATCCGGCCAGCTGCCCTTTATTGATGGCCAGCTGCCAGCAACCGGTAAAGTGGGCGCGACCGTTACCGCTGAGCAGGCGGAATCCTATGCGCGCACCGCGGCACTCAATGCGCTTGCTGCCGTTGATGCACTCGTCGGCATCGATAACGTCACGCGCGTGATCAAAGTCACCGGCTTTGTCGCCTCCGCTACTGATTTTGGCGGCCAGCCAGCAGTTGTGAACGGCGCATCCAACCTCATTGGTGAGATCTTTGGCGAGGCCGGCGCGCATGCCCGTAGCGCCGTCGGTGTTGCGGAACTGCCGCTTGATGCCCCAGTTGAACTGGAAATTATCGTCGAGGTAACCAACTAA
- a CDS encoding DUF4177 domain-containing protein yields the protein MTKWEYSTVPLLTHATKQILDTWGEDGWELVSVVPGPNPENVVAYMKRPVE from the coding sequence ATGACTAAATGGGAATACTCGACCGTGCCACTGTTGACGCACGCAACCAAACAGATTCTGGATACTTGGGGCGAAGACGGCTGGGAGCTCGTCAGCGTTGTACCAGGCCCGAACCCTGAAAACGTTGTCGCCTACATGAAGCGCCCGGTGGAATAA
- the nth gene encoding endonuclease III: MSRPDLAQQPTALAVKRRARAINRELAKAYPDAHCELDFNNPLELTVATVLSAQCTDVRVNQVTPALFAKYPTAEAYASANEVELQEIIRPTGFYKAKAAHLIGIGQKLVTDFGGEIPRDLESLVSLPGVGRKTAHVVRGNAFDIPGLTVDTHFGRLVRRLGLTTQTDPVKVEREIADLIEKKEWTMFSHRIIFHGRRVCHSRTAACGACFLAPRCPSYGEVGPTDLLRAESLVTGDNREHLLQMAGIKNA; this comes from the coding sequence ATGAGTAGACCTGACCTTGCCCAGCAGCCCACCGCACTGGCGGTCAAGCGTCGCGCACGCGCTATCAATCGGGAACTGGCCAAAGCATATCCCGACGCCCACTGTGAGCTGGACTTTAATAACCCACTTGAACTCACCGTCGCCACGGTGCTCAGCGCCCAATGTACCGACGTACGCGTCAACCAAGTCACCCCAGCATTATTTGCCAAGTATCCCACCGCAGAAGCCTATGCGAGTGCCAACGAAGTCGAGCTACAAGAAATAATCCGCCCCACCGGTTTTTATAAAGCAAAAGCAGCGCATTTGATCGGCATCGGACAAAAACTAGTCACAGACTTTGGCGGCGAGATCCCCCGTGACCTAGAAAGCCTCGTCAGCTTGCCAGGGGTGGGGCGAAAAACCGCCCATGTAGTGCGCGGTAACGCCTTTGATATCCCTGGGTTGACCGTCGATACGCATTTTGGGCGCCTTGTGCGACGACTCGGCCTGACTACCCAAACAGACCCCGTCAAAGTGGAACGTGAGATAGCCGATCTGATCGAGAAAAAAGAATGGACCATGTTTTCGCACCGGATCATCTTCCATGGACGTCGCGTATGCCACTCTCGTACCGCTGCATGTGGGGCGTGCTTCCTTGCGCCGCGCTGCCCCAGCTACGGGGAGGTAGGACCCACAGATCTGCTGCGTGCAGAATCTTTAGTCACCGGTGACAATCGCGAACACCTACTTCAGATGGCAGGTATTAAGAATGCGTAA
- the glxR gene encoding CRP-like cAMP-activated global transcriptional regulator GlxR codes for MEGVQDILSRAGIFQGVDPIAVNNLIEELESVRFPRGATIFEEGEPGDRLYIITSGKVKLARHSMDGRENLLTVMGPSDMFGELSIFDPGPRTSSAVCVTEVHAATMNSEMLRQWIAEHPEISEQLLRVLARRLRRTNNSLADLIFTDVPGRVAKTLLQLANRFGTQEGGALRVNHDLTQEEIAQLVGASRETVNKALATFAHRNWIRLEGKSVLIVDTEHLAKRAR; via the coding sequence GTGGAAGGTGTACAGGATATCCTGTCCCGCGCTGGCATTTTTCAAGGCGTAGATCCCATTGCCGTAAACAATCTGATCGAGGAGCTGGAAAGCGTCCGCTTCCCACGCGGTGCAACGATCTTCGAAGAAGGCGAGCCTGGTGACCGCCTCTACATCATCACCTCCGGCAAGGTTAAGCTGGCCCGTCACTCCATGGACGGCCGCGAGAACCTGCTCACCGTGATGGGCCCCTCCGACATGTTCGGCGAGCTCTCCATCTTCGACCCAGGCCCACGCACCTCCTCCGCCGTTTGTGTGACCGAAGTTCACGCAGCAACCATGAACTCCGAGATGCTGCGCCAGTGGATCGCTGAGCACCCAGAGATCTCCGAGCAGCTGCTGCGCGTGTTGGCTCGTCGCCTGCGCCGCACCAACAACTCCCTCGCAGACCTCATCTTCACCGACGTTCCCGGTCGCGTGGCCAAGACCCTCCTGCAGCTGGCTAACCGCTTTGGCACCCAAGAAGGCGGTGCCCTGCGAGTGAACCACGACCTCACCCAAGAAGAGATCGCCCAGCTAGTTGGCGCTAGCCGCGAAACCGTCAACAAGGCTCTGGCTACCTTCGCACACCGCAACTGGATTCGCCTTGAGGGCAAGTCCGTGCTGATTGTAGACACCGAGCACCTAGCAAAGCGCGCTCGCTAA
- a CDS encoding MBL fold metallo-hydrolase translates to MLKVMEHPAYSQLRPVTPSAGVVLCPNPGYSSLEGTNSWVVRAEGDRCSIVIDPGPADEGHLNVLHGKAETVGLILLTHRHHDHADGAERFRQLTGAAVRAQQAPYCHGGDVLRDGEIIAIDGVTPQLEVVFTPGHTSDSVCFFVWSGVPHESNLEGIITGDTIAGRHTTMISETDGDLGQYLNTLALLEERGKGIPLLPGHGPDGDDVASFAHWYIERRMQRLEQIKEAIAQRGADVPIKELIDAVYDDVDPVLRGAAEQSTRVALRYLEQQQ, encoded by the coding sequence ATGCTAAAAGTTATGGAGCATCCTGCTTACAGTCAGCTGCGGCCGGTCACCCCGTCCGCAGGAGTTGTCCTTTGCCCAAATCCTGGTTATAGCTCGCTTGAAGGCACCAACTCGTGGGTCGTTCGAGCCGAGGGGGATCGGTGTAGCATTGTCATCGATCCCGGGCCTGCTGATGAAGGGCACCTCAATGTCCTTCACGGTAAAGCCGAAACCGTGGGGCTTATTCTTTTGACGCACCGTCATCACGACCACGCTGATGGTGCTGAGCGCTTCCGACAACTCACGGGAGCTGCTGTTCGAGCGCAGCAGGCGCCGTATTGCCATGGTGGCGATGTGCTGCGCGACGGTGAGATCATTGCTATCGACGGGGTAACCCCGCAGCTAGAAGTCGTCTTTACCCCAGGGCATACCAGTGACTCGGTGTGTTTCTTTGTGTGGAGTGGTGTTCCGCACGAATCCAACCTTGAGGGGATTATTACTGGTGACACGATCGCTGGTCGCCACACCACCATGATCTCCGAAACCGATGGTGACCTTGGCCAGTACCTCAATACCTTGGCGTTGCTCGAGGAACGCGGCAAGGGCATTCCGCTGCTGCCTGGGCATGGCCCCGATGGTGACGATGTGGCAAGCTTTGCGCACTGGTATATCGAGCGACGTATGCAGCGCCTTGAGCAGATCAAGGAAGCGATTGCGCAGCGCGGCGCAGATGTGCCTATCAAAGAGCTTATCGACGCAGTCTATGACGACGTGGACCCCGTGTTGCGCGGTGCCGCTGAGCAGTCCACCCGAGTAGCGCTGCGCTACCTTGAACAACAGCAATAA
- a CDS encoding DUF4040 family protein produces MTLIIVLALAACAVALAPVTVRICDRKAGWPLAALFVVAAVLLCKELPGIIAGTPLTLEYTWVPDFVGDGVDVSFALRADALSSLFALLALGIGSVVFAYSASYLHNNAGNTSFYTIMTAFMASILLLVFANDAVLLFIAWELVSLASFMLIARSGGKGGELGSQRTLILTFIGGLTLLVAMAIASNQAGSTNIDAIIHAGFWMEKPALTGVVAVLVAVSAFTKSAQFPFHFWLPEAMAAATPVSAFLHAAAVVKAGIYVLLRFSAVFSDVAVWNWLLIVVGMFTAVMASFFAIQKTDMKKLTAYSTVSHLGWIVATIGVGTPFALAAAVVHTLAHALFKSSLFMLVGVVDHQAGTRDLTRLGSSWRQLPFTFGAMTIAAASMAAVPPLFGFVSKEGMLEAFLHAPIGNAGVVVLMVAAGVGALFTFTYSVRLVVDGFIDGSREMSDCKEAPVSLWLPAALPGVLSIPAALFVSRLDAPVSAAVSEVAEDPHTHLAVWHGVTIPFVISMLVLVFGVLGVVKRQWIWASLADRKLAPRSGNELLNLSVRGIAVFGRCVGSMADSLSPTRHLAYMFMLLVVLGGTVTVEGLVSGGIDGVPLAPRIDGADRWADALPLAIVVLASALLLRTKRRLTAVIMIGVVGVGVTVQMLMLGSPDVALTQFMVEALTVVIMMMVIRQQPDNFHPGKGRRKAFAAVMAVAVGVVTFLMCWFVLGRRERPELAIWYLNNGPDITGGDNVVNTILVEFRAFDTMGELSVLGMAAVVIAAVVTSMPRYPFAHGTHPAPFGLSHVNSIPLRQLLRVLIPILGILSFAIFMRGHNAPGGGFIAALVAGGALMLSYLSHARDQHIFTFKTPIYLTSIGIILALVSGFLGLTHGSFLYALHGHWAGEHWTTAMIFDLGVYLAVLGMLSMAINALGSYLRPGMDYERLNFTRDESPLVSPAKVEAQADDDLDWPETKSSAQAAQPKEA; encoded by the coding sequence GTGACCCTGATAATTGTTCTCGCGCTGGCGGCCTGTGCGGTTGCGCTTGCGCCTGTTACAGTTCGGATTTGCGACCGAAAGGCGGGGTGGCCTCTGGCGGCCTTGTTTGTGGTCGCCGCCGTTCTGCTATGTAAAGAGCTGCCTGGCATTATTGCTGGAACCCCTTTGACGTTGGAATATACGTGGGTTCCGGATTTTGTGGGCGATGGCGTTGATGTGTCGTTCGCATTGCGTGCCGACGCCCTCAGCTCGCTTTTTGCACTGTTGGCTCTGGGCATCGGCTCTGTCGTTTTTGCCTATTCCGCTTCTTATCTACATAACAATGCGGGCAATACGAGCTTTTATACGATTATGACGGCGTTTATGGCGTCGATCCTGTTGCTCGTTTTTGCTAATGATGCTGTGCTGTTGTTTATCGCGTGGGAGCTGGTGTCTCTTGCGTCGTTTATGTTGATCGCGCGTTCGGGCGGCAAGGGTGGCGAGCTGGGTTCGCAGCGCACGCTGATCTTGACGTTCATCGGTGGCCTGACCTTGCTGGTTGCTATGGCGATTGCGTCGAATCAGGCGGGCAGCACCAATATTGATGCAATTATCCATGCTGGTTTCTGGATGGAAAAGCCTGCGTTGACCGGTGTGGTTGCTGTGTTGGTAGCGGTGTCTGCGTTTACTAAGTCGGCGCAGTTCCCGTTCCATTTCTGGCTTCCGGAGGCTATGGCTGCTGCTACCCCAGTGTCTGCGTTCTTGCATGCGGCTGCTGTGGTGAAGGCTGGCATTTATGTGCTGTTGCGTTTCAGTGCGGTGTTTAGCGATGTGGCGGTGTGGAACTGGTTGCTCATTGTGGTGGGTATGTTCACGGCTGTGATGGCGTCGTTCTTTGCTATCCAGAAGACAGATATGAAAAAGCTCACGGCGTATTCGACGGTGTCGCATTTGGGTTGGATTGTGGCCACTATTGGTGTGGGTACTCCGTTCGCGTTGGCGGCTGCTGTGGTGCATACGTTGGCGCATGCGTTGTTTAAGTCGTCGTTGTTTATGCTGGTTGGCGTGGTGGATCATCAGGCTGGCACGCGTGATTTGACTCGTTTGGGCTCGTCGTGGCGCCAGCTGCCGTTTACGTTTGGTGCGATGACGATTGCTGCGGCTTCTATGGCTGCAGTTCCACCGTTGTTCGGTTTTGTGTCGAAGGAGGGCATGCTGGAGGCGTTCTTGCATGCTCCGATCGGCAACGCTGGCGTTGTGGTGCTGATGGTCGCGGCGGGTGTGGGCGCGTTGTTTACTTTTACGTATTCGGTGCGTTTGGTGGTCGATGGCTTTATCGACGGTTCCCGTGAGATGTCGGATTGCAAGGAGGCTCCGGTGTCGTTGTGGCTGCCGGCTGCGCTTCCTGGTGTGTTGTCTATTCCGGCTGCGCTGTTTGTGAGCCGGTTGGATGCTCCGGTTTCTGCTGCGGTAAGTGAGGTTGCGGAGGATCCGCATACTCATTTGGCGGTCTGGCATGGGGTGACCATTCCGTTTGTTATCTCGATGTTGGTGCTGGTCTTTGGTGTGCTTGGTGTGGTCAAGCGCCAGTGGATCTGGGCTTCGTTGGCTGATCGCAAGCTTGCGCCTCGTAGTGGTAATGAGTTGTTGAACTTGTCGGTTCGTGGCATTGCTGTGTTTGGCCGTTGTGTGGGTTCGATGGCTGATTCGCTGAGCCCGACGCGTCACTTGGCGTACATGTTTATGTTGCTGGTGGTGCTGGGCGGCACTGTGACGGTTGAGGGTCTTGTTTCTGGCGGTATTGATGGGGTGCCGTTGGCACCGCGTATCGACGGAGCCGATCGCTGGGCTGATGCATTGCCGCTGGCGATTGTTGTGTTGGCTTCGGCGTTGTTGTTGCGTACGAAACGTCGTTTGACTGCGGTGATCATGATTGGTGTGGTCGGCGTTGGTGTGACGGTTCAGATGTTGATGTTGGGCTCGCCTGATGTTGCGTTGACGCAGTTCATGGTGGAGGCGTTGACGGTGGTCATCATGATGATGGTGATTCGCCAGCAGCCGGATAATTTCCATCCTGGTAAGGGACGTCGTAAGGCTTTTGCCGCGGTGATGGCTGTGGCTGTCGGCGTGGTGACGTTCTTGATGTGCTGGTTCGTGTTGGGTCGCCGTGAGCGCCCTGAGTTGGCGATCTGGTACTTGAACAATGGCCCTGACATTACTGGTGGCGATAACGTTGTGAACACCATTTTGGTGGAGTTCCGTGCCTTCGATACGATGGGCGAACTGTCGGTGCTGGGTATGGCCGCTGTGGTGATCGCTGCGGTAGTGACGTCGATGCCACGTTATCCGTTTGCGCATGGCACTCACCCAGCTCCGTTTGGTTTGTCGCATGTGAACTCGATTCCGTTGCGCCAGCTGCTGCGTGTACTCATCCCGATTTTGGGTATTTTGAGCTTTGCTATTTTCATGCGTGGTCACAATGCTCCTGGTGGCGGCTTTATCGCGGCGCTGGTGGCCGGTGGCGCTCTAATGCTCAGCTACCTATCCCACGCCCGTGACCAGCATATTTTCACTTTTAAGACGCCTATTTATCTGACGTCGATTGGTATTATTTTGGCGCTGGTGTCTGGTTTCTTGGGTCTTACCCACGGTTCGTTCCTCTACGCTTTGCATGGCCATTGGGCTGGCGAGCACTGGACCACGGCGATGATCTTCGACCTCGGAGTGTATCTAGCGGTGCTGGGCATGTTGTCGATGGCGATTAATGCGTTAGGCAGCTATTTGCGCCCTGGTATGGATTATGAGCGCTTGAACTTTACTCGCGACGAGTCCCCGCTGGTCTCCCCTGCCAAGGTGGAGGCTCAGGCTGACGACGATCTCGATTGGCCTGAAACTAAATCCTCAGCACAAGCCGCGCAGCCGAAGGAGGCCTAA